A genome region from Baekduia alba includes the following:
- a CDS encoding Zn-ribbon domain-containing OB-fold protein, whose product MERSPADVYTEHCRRRELAYQVDHAGTPVFRPRVGCDDWRVSAGLGAVYATTVVRPRGEEAYNLVLVDLDEGFRMMSRVVGVAPEDVAIGTRVRVAWEDDVPVFEAAE is encoded by the coding sequence TTGGAGCGCTCGCCCGCGGACGTCTATACGGAGCACTGCCGCCGGCGGGAGCTCGCCTACCAGGTCGATCACGCCGGAACACCGGTGTTCCGGCCCCGGGTCGGCTGCGACGATTGGCGCGTCAGCGCTGGCCTCGGCGCGGTCTACGCGACGACCGTCGTCCGGCCGCGCGGCGAAGAGGCCTACAACCTGGTCTTGGTCGACCTCGACGAGGGCTTCCGGATGATGAGCCGGGTCGTCGGGGTCGCGCCCGAGGACGTGGCGATCGGGACGCGGGTGCGCGTCGCGTGGGAGGACGACGTCCCGGTCTTCGAGGCAGCGGAATGA
- a CDS encoding NUDIX hydrolase: MTQAQAPALLARGPWAAEQVRAVWLDEAFVAEEHKVDAADAAIAALRDRGSPSHDGVGARLVTFEETGDGTLQLELQPLRWALRLVEGDASATISALCVTRDSEGRWLAGRRASWLASWAGRWALGAGGAVDEGESPFETLTRELDEEWSVVAERVTGEALVRLPHNMIMFIGQAWLPAGAQVTPDHEHDAYAWWPADIDDWPAEADDPLRMVARLVQ, translated from the coding sequence ATGACGCAAGCGCAGGCACCCGCGCTGCTCGCTCGAGGCCCCTGGGCCGCCGAGCAGGTGCGCGCGGTCTGGCTCGACGAGGCCTTCGTCGCCGAGGAGCACAAGGTCGACGCCGCCGACGCCGCGATCGCCGCCCTGCGCGACCGCGGCTCGCCGAGCCACGACGGCGTCGGCGCCCGCCTCGTGACCTTCGAGGAGACCGGCGACGGCACCCTGCAACTCGAGTTGCAGCCCCTCCGCTGGGCGCTGCGGCTTGTTGAAGGCGATGCCTCGGCCACGATCTCCGCGCTCTGCGTCACGCGCGACAGCGAGGGCCGCTGGCTCGCCGGCCGGCGCGCCTCCTGGCTCGCGTCCTGGGCCGGCCGCTGGGCGCTCGGCGCCGGCGGCGCGGTCGACGAGGGCGAGTCGCCGTTCGAGACGCTGACGCGCGAGCTCGACGAGGAGTGGTCGGTCGTCGCGGAGCGCGTGACCGGCGAGGCGCTCGTGCGCCTGCCGCACAACATGATCATGTTCATCGGGCAGGCCTGGCTTCCCGCCGGCGCGCAGGTCACGCCCGACCACGAGCACGACGCCTACGCGTGGTGGCCCGCGGACATCGACGACTGGCCCGCCGAGGCCGACGATCCGCTGCGCATGGTGGCGCGGCTGGTGCAGTGA